The sequence below is a genomic window from Mus musculus strain C57BL/6J chromosome 4, GRCm38.p6 C57BL/6J.
catgtctgtctttctggagCTTGGTTACCTCACCCagcatgatcttttctagttccatccacttgcctgaaaatttcatgacatcattgtttttaatagctgagtaatactccattgtgtagatgtgtcACCttgtctttatccattcttcaactgagggacatctaggttgtttccactaTCGAGCCAAATAACCACTATGAGCTACTATGAGCtatttctatgaacataattgagcaagtgtccttttggTGCAGCAGTGtctttgggtatgtgcccaggaatggtatagctaggtcttgaggtagatcaattctcAGTCTTCCAAGAAATCACCatatagagctggagagatggctcagcggttaagagcactgactgctcttccaaaggtcctgagttcaaatcccagcaaccacatggtggctcacaaccatccataacgagatctgatgccctcttctctggTGTCttaagagagctacagtgtacttacatataataaataaataaatctttttttttccattttttattaggtatttaactcatttacatttccaatgctataccaaaagtcccccatatccacccacccccactcccctgcccacccactccccctttttggccctggtgttcccctgtactggggcatataaagtttgcaagtccaatgagcctctctttccagtgatggccgactaggccatcttttgatatatatgcagctagagtcaagagctccggggtactggttagttcataatgttgttccacctatagggttgcagatccctttagctccttggctactttctctagctcctccattgggagccctatgatccatccattagctgactgtgagcatccacttctgtgtttgctaggccccggcatagtctcacaagagacagctacatctgggtcctttcaataaaatcttgctagtgtatgcactggtgtcagcatttggatgctgattatggggtggatccctggatatggcagtctctacatggtccatccttttatctcagctccaaactttgtctctgtaactccttccatgggtgttttgttcccaaatctaaggaggggcatagtgtccacacttcagtcttcattcttcttgagtttcatgtgtttagcaaccacatggtggctcacaaccatccataacgagatctgatgccctcttctctggTGTCttaagagagctacagtgtacttacatataataaataaataaataaatcttttttaaaaaagaaagaaatcaccatattgatttccaaagtggccgcagctgtttgcactcccaccagcgaCGGAGGACCATTCTTTCCCCTCGCTCCACATCTTcaacagcatgagctgtcatcTGTGTccttgatcttagccgttctgacaaGTGTAAGATTGAGTCACGCCCTCTCAGGTTTTCAGACTGGCAGTCCCTATTACAGTgaatacaatgaaaataataCGTGTAATTTTTATAATAAGAAAATTTGATTTACAGAAGGTGACATTTCAAAAAGCCCGAGAATACTCTGTCAAGACAGCCCGCTTGCCAATCCAGGAATACATGATCAAGCGCCAGAATGAGAAAAACTACCATTCGGAAATATTGGCCATCAACCAAGGTACTACTCAGCCAAACCCAATGTGCTTCTCCTTACAGGCCTTTTACTGTTGCTCTGTCTTGGATGGGCTCTGTGTTCTCTGTTTACTCAAAGACTATTTGATAGCTCACTCTGCTGGTTTGCTTTAAGTGTAGTACCCTTGACTCAGTTTCCTTTGACGCCTGGACTCTCCTGCATGCACTTGCTGGCAGCCATTCTGCCTGGCCATTGAGAGttccctccttttgttttctttcctggatAAAAGTGTCCCTTTGCCTAGAACACCTTGTCACCTACCTTCATTGGCCAGTATCTTTGTTCTCTAGGCGTCAGCTCAGGAGCATCTTagctgcctctcctcccactgcagGCTGTCAGGCCCCTTGTTGGTATTCCCATGGTGCTGTGTTCCTCGGTTGCAGTTGTCCATTCACAAGTGTTCAGTGTAAGCTGAGGCCTTGTAAGTAGGGCTGTGTCCTTGCCCCACTGTTCCCATGATCTACCATCACATGTGACTCAGGACAGCTGGGCAGTGAAGACATTCCACAGCACCCCTTTTCCACATTAGTCCTTTACTAGTCTTCTCCCTAACGGTCAACCAACATCTGTTTACCTTCTGACAGTGTTCGATATCCTGTCTACTTACTTTGAAACTCGTAACTGGCCTGAAGCACTGAAGAAAGGAGTTTCTCCAGGAAAAGGCTACGTTCTTCAGAATTCAGCAGAAGGATGAGCAGCCTAAGATTCCAGCTGCAGGGGGTGAAGTGCCAGAGGTGTCTTGACCAAAGGACCAGGCAAAGTGTGGCAATGGCACACACTTGCCTCTACATGCTATCTCGGATCTTTGAAAGCCATTAGTGGCAAGGACCACATTTTATGTTGTCACCCACAATGCCTAACTCACTGAAAATGCCCTGATAAAACAtattatggtttaaaaaaaaagcttgtgtTAAGTAATTGCCAAAATACATGTCATTCTGGGTGTTAATTCATGCTTTGTACATTCATCTGTTTGTGAAAGGtctacttttaaagttgtttaaatGATTGTCTGAACTTTTCATTTAacttacataaaattatttttgtcaccTGAAATGTGCCGATTTCCACCAGCTCAGACATATGCTGCAACAAGCTCTGCTGTCCTAGCCCCGCCTGGCCCGCACTACTTTACGTTTAGAGTACTTGGTTCTTTCCTGTGGCTCTCACCCTGTTCTTGTTCTGACTATAGTCATGGAGGGCTCCTCTCCTCTAGTCTTTGTAAATAGCTTTGTGTAGCCTTGAGCTTAGACAAGCCAAGTGCTCTGGACAAATATATACCCcaagttaataaaaacaaaagtaattatTGATAAATCCAACATAAAGCAGCCAAAAAAGGTTGCTGCATTCTGACAGAGAAGCATACTGATCCACCTTCTGTGTTACTCTTATTGCAGGATAGGCAAGGCCTCAGGGAAGCCCTTTAAGGGACTGGGCCACATAGGCTTCAGGGGTCCATAACTCATTCTCAGAGGTCTGACTGAACTGAGAACCCCTCAGCTCTTACCACCTGCCAGCCTACACTTTTCCCTGTGGAGGTTTTACCATAACGTAGATAGCACAGAATCTTCCTCCAACTCTAAACACTCCTCTTTATCCAAAACCTGAGCTCGTAGGTTTTTAAGATTGTGGGAATTCTGTTAAATGATGTTTAGCCAGCCTTGGATTAAAAATCTTCATCATACTATTacatctaaggaaaaaaaaactgaatatatataaaaaatactaATTATGAAGTGAAATATTTGTAATTACTGAAgttttttataatagccatgaAAGAAATATATCCTGTTTGGACCAGACAGAGTATAAGTTACAACAACTTTTAACTCCAATttgaaaaacatacacacacagtggttAAACTTCAGGCCATGTTACAGTCTGTGCCTCAGTATCTTTGAGTGTTCTCTGCAGTTACCAGCAATGAGAATTCCTGGTAACTGTGTGAAACACTTGGGACAATACTTCTCACACAGTGAGTGCTTAAGTATGAGCTACTGTGTACTCTTCCACTggcttctgggattacagacgggTTTATTCTTTGCTTTCATTAATGTGTTCAACATTCCCTCTGGCAAGGAAGGCTTACGATTATAACCAGAAAACAGGTTTAGTGTTGCATTCCAGCTCACTTTAGAAGCTGTACTGTAGAACTACAAATATAGACACTACCAACAAAGTTTATTATATAAaagtttttataattttctcaTCTATACATGATTGACAACCAGTATctcttacaaaaatattttattcaattctaGTAAAATAATATGCTTCTTCTAAAGATCTGCCAGGAAGAAAttcacctggaaaaaaaaatttccccagGAAACTCAGTCTTGACTAAAATATCCATTAAGAAAATTTATATGTCAACTCTCTGCCAGTCTGGCAAAGATCTGTTTTCTTTGCTCTGTTGTCATGTGTTCACAAGCTTCTAAGACATTTGCTAAAATTAACGTCTGCTGAATGGTCTTAGCTTTGACCCATATTCTTCCATTCATTCCAAACACAATCTCCAATGGATAGAGTTTTCCCAGCTCTTGCACAATTTCACAATCTGGAGCTAATAGCCTGTtaggaaagatgaaagaaaatgaaatttaataaagTGTATGTTCTGGGTCTCCTAAACAAGGTTCCTTTTCTGGAATTTCTTTCTGAGTGGCTCTCTGTGACTACGCAAAGTCCGCTCAGCATCGTCCCAAAACAAGACTTGATGTCTCTGCTGCTTTGATGTCTCTGCCCGGTCTTgagcacatgcacgtgtgtgcgcgcgcgcgcgcacacacacacacgcacacacacacacacacacacacacacacacacacacacacaatgcctcTGTATTTGGAGAGGAAGTCTACCTAGGTCATGTAAACTAAGTCTCAGATTTGTAGGTGTGAGAACGCTCCTGCCTTCCCGAGTAGCTGGGACACAGTGCCCAGCTCAGTGCCCCTTTCACGGTAGGCTGGTCACACTTTGGTAGTAGGCCCCATTTtttacaaatatacatgcagcACAGATTTGACTCAGTGGCTTGTCTTTAAAAAGGGCAAACTTAGGAGACagggtggagaggggaggaaagtggggaaggaacctggaaggagttacagagaatgGGGAGCAAGTATGACCAACAAAACACCATTACGAAATTCTCAGAGTAAACAGGTCATTAAAGAAGGCAGGGCAGTTAATAAGCAGCATAACCTACTTTCTAATTAAGCCCAACGTCACTTTGAAGAGCAGGCCATCCTGCCCAATCACACCCATCCCATTGGCGCGGCCACAGCTGTCAATGCAGACCATCTCTGGTTCCATGTCTTTATTAGCGACCACACACTGGCCATAGATGAGATCTCCAACCTGTAAGATTAAAACCAAAGTTCAGTTCCCTTCATCCAGACAAcctacagctgctgctgctggttctgATCCATGGGCAAGAATGCCAGGGACCCACAGCTGTCACACTAAGGGACTGATGGTCCTCAGAATTCAGCCCTCCCACCACACACCATGAAACCCTCCAACCAGGAGCCATTCCAAGGCCTAAGAACAATCTTCAAGACTGTACTGCCCAACTTACATGTAGTTTAATTTAGCCTTGTATCTACTTAACATATATAAAATTCCACTCTTCAACAGTTCAGCTGCTCAGCAGCCACACGTAACTAGTGGTAACTGCACACGTCAGTGtggatataaaaacaaacagcatCACCGGAGAATGTTCTATCAGTACTAACAAATTACATGTTTGTCTAGAGGAAAAAAACTCATGATATCCATATTCAAAAGAAAACAGGACAATGGTAATTCAGATACTACTTCATGGaaaatttgctttaaaatgttACAAAACTGAACTTTAAAATGAAGCTAAGGAAACAATAAATTTGTTCTCTTCAACATTAAAAATACCCACTGTTGAGCTGGAGATGGCTCGTGGgctaagagtacttactgctcttgtaggGGACCCAgctttggtttctagcacccgTGTAGCTGCTCACAACCTGTCATAACTCAAGTTTCAGGGGACCTGACCTTCCTGTCTGACCTCCACAAGAAGCTGTCACACAGCGTGCaaaaacatacatgtaggcacaCTTTCCTGTGCATACTTTAAAAATGCCTTGTAAGTCCCCACTGTTGTGGGTGATTACAAAACCTAGCGGGAATCATTACACCTTTTCCGGCTTCCTGGGCATGTGGTCCTGCACAGGGCAATGAGAATGAACCCAGTGTGTGGTGAATATGCAGGACAAGTGACGATGAGACAGTCATCAACTCAGTCAGCCTGGACCTCAAAGGTGATGTCTCCTAGGGCTGAGGACACAGCTCCAAACAGGAACACCATTAATAAAGACCCAAGGGAAGGAAACAAAGCCCAGTTACACTGTGAAGCTTAAATATGGTTCCATGAAGTAACAGAAACCACGAGGAAAGACCCCTGAGTACAATGCTCTCTGTGTGATTTGAACAATCCtttttttaatgagatttttttttttaatgagttcatAAGATTGTTGCCCGCTCCTGTCAAAAGTGAGACAAAGGGGTTGGCATACAAAAGATAAGAGAAGGAACAAATAAGATTGAGTGACTAAAGACCCTTGAGAGTTGAAGAAAAAGCAGCAGAGAGGCCAGCACATTTCTGGCTCAGGTGTTCAGGAAGAACATGGCTAAACTACCCAGAAAGCCCAACCTGAAAACCTACAGAAACAAGATTACTCTTCTGtcagctccagctccaaggatTTAGAGCCATGATGAACAGATAGCCAATAGTGCCCATGGCCCTTAGACTAGGGCCATTTTCCTCATGGGGTGGATTCAGACATGACAGGTAAGGAGGGGGATAGCAGATGTAACTCTTCAACCCGGTAGAAAAGAACCAAGGCTGCAAACATGACATACAGCAATACTTCTGGAGCCGCAGCGCCTGAGAAACTCTTATAAACTGTCTTGGAGAACTGGTTTATGCTTTGAAGACAATTCAAGTAGCCCTCTGGATAGTTAACTTTCTCGGGAGTGGATATTTTTTCTTGTTGAAACCAAAGACTCCCATTATTACCTGCACATTTGGTCTGTTTCTTTTAGTTGCCCCTTCAAATGCCAGGTAAGACAAAGACGCTGGCTCACTCCCTCCAACATCAACTTTGAATATATCTCCAGATTTAGCGATCACTATGCCAATCACGTGGTCCCCTTTCACAGGTACATACTAAAAGCAGAATGAAAGAACAgtcataaataatacaaatatcaTTACAAAATATCTTCTGAAACTTTCATCTAGGTTGATCAGGGTGGGTCTCAACCTATCCAGCCAACTCATACTCCCCATGTAGCTGCAACTACAAAACCGGCCCGCACCAGTCCAACTTTATGAACGTCTAATTCACACTTGATCAAGTTTCAAGTTTTCTCAGCATCCTTTACAAGTCTGGTGGCACAAGAATCTTTACATTCAAGGAAACCCACTCCATTTGACATTATTCCTAAGTGAAAGCTCTTAATTATTCTATGGGAATTTTAATTCCCTGTGATTTATTTGGACTCATTGCAACTGGGACACCAAATGGCAACCCCGAGGctttgggtttttcaagacaagatctcACGGAACCTTTCTCTCCTGTCACCCTTCTCAGGATGTGTTCCTATTGTGGTTCCTCTAAAGAAGATGCAGAGAGGGGGCTAGAAGCCACCGCGGCTCTAGATTCGCCTTAACCTATGATCGCTTGCAGGGGGCCCACTTTCGCGGCAGCGCCGCCTCTCCGACATCCGCTCACCCGCTTCTGCTGCGAGTCCACCCAGTAaacgccgccgccgcctccgctGGGCTCCTTGTGACGCAGGCGGCCACACTTGGTGACCAGCAGACGGTCCCCGCAGCGTCGCAAACCTGGGCCACACACTACGCGCAGCCTCGGGCGCGCACCCGCATTCAGGCGTAACGGCTGCTCCCCGGCGCCGCCAAGGCCGTCTACGTCCTCGTGGTCCGGCAGCACCAGCTCCTCCCCGGGGAGAACCACCTGATTCAGCACCTTGTGCACGGCCCGTGCTCGGCAGCCCGCCACCGACTCCGGTCCCGCGGACAGTACTTCAGCCATGGCAGGCGTCACCATCGCAGCTTCCGGTATCTACTTCCGCTTCCGCTACCCGCCCACCAGGGTCATCTCTTTCCGGTGGTTGTGGGCTTTCTGAGTTGGACTTGAGCTTGGGAGATACTCGCTTCATCCCATGGGTGCTACTCCCTGCCCTGTGTCTGTAGCTTCACGGTACCTAATGTAACAAtctcccacctcctcccacacacatcacaccttTTCACCTACTTGAGTTCATCTCTTCAGTGGCTTGGGAACATCGGTAACTCAGGAATTCTCCCAGCTACTTCTTTGGGAGCACACTAACAGCTATGTGAGAAACTGTTAAATCCAAAACCCACAATGTGCAAGAACTTAAGAACTTACAGTTTTCTGACTTTGGGGTTATCTGTGAAACCAGCGTTTCTCTGTCGGCATCTTCAATGAGTAATTGATTCAGTTCTCCAACAGCACTGAAGGCCTTGGCATTGACTGAGATCAGTTGCTTGATGCTTTGCTGCCAACTCgagtttatagattttttttttagggaaggGGCATCACAATTCCTGCAAATTTGGTAAAATGCTGGCAAGCCATTTAATCCCTGGATATAAGGGACAACTGAAATACAAGTGCCCCAGCCAAGTTGTTAATTAGTGCTATTGAAAGACTGAGAGTAAGACTCCGAGGTAGGCAGATAAGGAGAGGAGCCACGGCTAGGTAACAGGTGATGAATTGTCAAGTTGGCTAACTTCTTCCTCAACCTCAACCTCCTAACTCAATACAAGCTTAGCAGCCTCAAAAAAAGGCTGTGTAGGCTTTTGTGTAGAGGGTAGGAGGGCATGTGCTTCCAGGTAGTCCTATAGAAACCAGAATTGTTAAACATGCAGATCTTTTTCTTCAATGGAAGAAATTGACAGCTATTCACTTGGAAGGCTGGAATGGAGGTTGTTGAATACCAGGTAATTTTACCATTCTGTGGAGCTAGCTCTCACCTGAATCCCCCTTTTCCTGAGCATTTCCAGTCCATAGACTCCATCCTTATAAGAGAGATCTCATGGATTTGAAAAAGAGTTTGCTATTATGATTATAAAAACCTTTCCTCCCTAGGCTCTTCTCCTGAGCATGTTTTCTCAGTCAACAGAACCCACTCTTGTGGAAGAGGTCATGGTGCTTTTCAAGAAAACATGCACTTTGCAAGGGAGTTTAGATATAACCGTGTCCTAAGCTTTGTGGTAATAGTTGTCAcaagaaaacctttttttttttcttttgaaagttttactgtttaaataagtaataaataaataaataaaaataaactggagTCAGACTCCCGAAGTTTGTACCAGCCCGGCTAAGTCATGCTGAACCACGTTTACTTCTTACTTTCTGGGGATCCGCTGGCAGCAGAGCTTGCAGGGACCCCCACACTTTTAACTCTCACCTGCAACAACAGCAAGCCCCCTGCTGATGGGCCGGTtgaacaagttcaaggcctgcacAGGACACATTACACAACAGTTCTGGCCTAATTCACCATCAATTCTTTATTCAAATCGACCAACCCtacatttgggggaggggggggggagagactcTTCAAAGACTTTAAAAACGCCAGTTCTCCAGAAAAGATTGGATTTGGGGTGCTGAATCCCCTATGTATTTTGAAAAGGGTCTTTTTCTTGGTGTCCAGTTTGTGGTTTTCTTCACTCCTCATAAAGAGCTTTCTTCAACAGCTGATTATGTCGTCTGCATTTGAGAGGTTTCTGCTTCCACCTGTCGAgcgccattttttttcctttcaagccCCCTAGACTGTACCACTTGGTTAGTCTCTCACAGAGAGACGTTCTCTGGGCAGAGGTAAATtatgcttctttcttcctttataacTCAGGTCTCAAAAAACGATAGGTATTCTGTGACTAACCAACCAAGCCCACTTTAATTCAATGGCTCAATGCTATGCCTTTGGTGTATTCAGTGATGTCAGGCCTCTGAAAGGTGGAGAAGGAGAATGAACGTTGCTCATTCTCAGGACTGGTCCTCAGCACCTACCCTAGGTAGTTTGGAGTTTCCCAAGGAAATAGAATACAAAATCTAGGGCAGGAGCCATACCCGGTGCACTTCTTTTAGCAAAGGGGCAGGAGGTAGCCCACGCGTGGATTCAGAAAACAAAGGAGGCTAAGTCATTGGAGACTCAAGGCCAGAAAAGGCGGGCCCTTGCAAGCACCACCCACCGGACACGCCCGCGAGGGCCTCGAGCTGGAAGGCTTGTCGCCTGAGCCCTGCCAAGTTTGTACTTCGAATCCTCAGGTTCCTGCGGTAGCGCACCTGCGTGCAgttaagagtctgtctcaaagcATCCTGGCTTATAACCTCTTCGGAATTCAGCAGCAAGAGGGATACTCTGGATTCGGGAGTGGTGATAGTCATGAAGTCTCGAAACGACAGGAGGTCTTTTTTAATGGTGGTGTAAATGGCTGTGGCCGTTGGAGAATAAAGAGAACACTAAAAGACAGTATAGGCCATGTGGGTACCTCTTTCTCAGTCTGGCTTGTGCAACTTTTCCCTGAGTTGCCCAGGTAGACTCAGCTGCGTCTATATTGAGTTTGCAGTGGAGGCCATTTGGGGGTTTGAGTACCACAGGCCTTCATCCCTACTTAGGCAGCCGAGTGTTACCACCCTGAAAAACTGGATCTCAACCGAAGCTTTTCAAGCTTTTCCTAGATGTCTTAGtttctctgtctccgtctccctcCGTCTCCGTCCCTTCCTCCTGCTAtcccctgtgtctgtctctgtctctctctcttggtttgttttttacataTGTTTTGTGGAGAGGTAGAGGGCTACTTGCAATTGTCACTTCGCGCCTACCACATTAGTTCTTCCTTGGGTAGAATTCAGGTTTTCAGGTGTGGCTGCAAAGCGGAAGTTGGAACAAtggagccccgggcttcctttcCATTGCTTACTTCTAATGTTTCAGGCAAAAGGAACCACAGCTCAACACTGGGGACAGTTATCCTCTCAAGGGGACTCACACATATCTGTTACAGCACCACGAAAAAATAAGCTCAGAACAAGTCGTAAGTTAGTTTACTATATTAGCCAGAAAACCAAGATGTGCTTGCATCTTGTGAGAATAGTAGCTACAGACCGGATTTCAGAGTGGTTGAAGCCACTTAGACTATAAGTTTAGATGTTAGGAAAAGTATGTGCTAGCATATTCCTTTTTCTGCCTTCAAAGACGATACTTTTTTAGATATACTCTTCAGGATTGTGGCTGGAGAAGTATTAGGTATAAAATGTTAATCAAAACTATTTTTACTTACTATCTTAAttagggttgggtttttttttttccctttgctgtgaagagactccatgactaaGGCAGCTctttataaaggcaaatatttaacaGGGGTtggcttacggtttcagaggtttggttcattatcatcacggcagggcagcatggcagcttccaggcagacatggtgctggaggagccaggaattatacatctggatctgcagggaGCAGGAGACTGTGTCACACACTGAGCGTAACTTGACCATATATAAGATTTCAAAGCCCTCCTccacggtgacacacttcctccaataaggccacacctcttaatagtgccactccctgtggaccaagcattcagacaCGAGTATCTTggggtcattcctattcaaaccctTACACACAGATCACATAGGACACAGTTTATGAGCAATCTTTGATTTGCTTTTTacgtttttaatgtgtgtgttttaatgtggGCGCAGggacctgtggaggccagagggagcatcccctggagctggaattacacaggaggttgtgagctgaccagagcaggtgctgggaatccaactcaggaGGGACATTTGCAAGAGCTGCtaagccatccctctagcccctcATTAGCCATTTTAAACAATCTCATTTGTGATGGTTCTAAAAAGTACAGATCTGGTTATAGCTTGTCAGGTCGGCCATGTTGCAGATTCTTGGGTGTCATCTAGAGAGCGACAGAATACAGTCAAGAGGCTTTCCTTTCTCACACCCCCTTTATCTTCTTCCTTATGCAATCAGGCTTTCTCTTCTTCACCccacatttttctctctcctgttctgAGCAGGTTATTAAGACAGGCAAGCTGAACCGTGATCTCTGTCCTAGGAGAAGTCCTTAACTCCATGGGAAGATACCCAGCATTGTATTTTCAGTAACAGCCTGATAAAGGTATCTTCCCTGTGTCCCTTCCTATAGGAAGGAAGGTGGGAGGTGCGTATCAAACAAGATATGTTTCCTACAGGAGGTAAGTGGACCTTTGATGTTTTAGTTCAATggtttctaaatttaaaaataaagtacgcaacagcaaaaaaaaaaagcacatgaaggtattgttaatatttttatttcaagtaCAGGATTTAATCTGTGATTGCCCACAGTTATCACAAAAGAGACTAGTTgctacatagatttttttttaatcacaaagtcttAACTTCTCAAATATAAGGCTTACAGAAACATTAAATATGTTTGTAGTTCCATAAAATATTATATGACTTCTCCCTTTTCATCCCCCAAATTTGAATCTATGTTATCAGCTATTAATAGATTCTTATTTGGAATGGCATTCAAGTTGGGTTCTCCAGTCTACAATATAAAACTAATACTAAACACCCCAGTTACATGATTTTCTGGTTTCCAACAGATGTGCCATTAACAAGGACACATCTTTCCAGCTTATGTTCTCATTTTGTGTAACACACATGTATCACATGCCACGCATGCATAGCATGTCCCTTCAAAGACAATAGCAAAAAGTAGCAAGACTCTAAATCCAAGAAGACTCTAGTGATTCAAGTGAGAATGGCCCCTGTAGGCTCATATATGCATGCTTTGTCCTCAGTTGGTGAACTGCATGGAAGGATTAGAAGATaagaccttgttggaggatg
It includes:
- the Exosc3 gene encoding exosome complex component RRP40 isoform 1 (isoform 1 is encoded by transcript variant 1), whose translation is MAEVLSAGPESVAGCRARAVHKVLNQVVLPGEELVLPDHEDVDGLGGAGEQPLRLNAGARPRLRVVCGPGLRRCGDRLLVTKCGRLRHKEPSGGGGGVYWVDSQQKRYVPVKGDHVIGIVIAKSGDIFKVDVGGSEPASLSYLAFEGATKRNRPNVQVGDLIYGQCVVANKDMEPEMVCIDSCGRANGMGVIGQDGLLFKVTLGLIRKLLAPDCEIVQELGKLYPLEIVFGMNGRIWVKAKTIQQTLILANVLEACEHMTTEQRKQIFARLAES
- the Exosc3 gene encoding exosome complex component RRP40 isoform 2 (isoform 2 is encoded by transcript variant 2) yields the protein MAEVLSAGPESVAGCRARAVHKYVPVKGDHVIGIVIAKSGDIFKVDVGGSEPASLSYLAFEGATKRNRPNVQVGDLIYGQCVVANKDMEPEMVCIDSCGRANGMGVIGQDGLLFKVTLGLIRKLLAPDCEIVQELGKLYPLEIVFGMNGRIWVKAKTIQQTLILANVLEACEHMTTEQRKQIFARLAES